One window of the Notolabrus celidotus isolate fNotCel1 chromosome 23, fNotCel1.pri, whole genome shotgun sequence genome contains the following:
- the rwdd gene encoding RWD domain-containing protein 4 gives MTANEDQEMELEALRSIYEGDECFKEIGPVSFQFRIGDLEDTKAFLMDVTWTETYPETSPQISLDAFFNNRISAETKQLILSKLEEQVEANLGTAMMYTLFEWAKENQEVLMENHKPVTATLISSGDGSSDASTAKKKERKEQLTKAQKRRIINRTDHKGELPRGWNWVDVIKHLSKTGGKDDE, from the exons ATGACAGCGAACGAGGATCAAGAG ATGGAGCTGGAGGCTCTTCGCTCCATCTATGAGGGGGACGAGTGTTTCAAGGAGATCGGCCCTGTCTCCTTTCAATTCAGG ATAGGAGACCTCGAGGACACAAAAGCCTTTCTAATGGACGTCACATGGACGGAGACTTACCCTGAGACGTCCCCACAAATATCCTTAGATGCCTTTTTCAACAACAGAAT ctctgcagagacgAAGCAGCTCATCCTGTCCAAGCtggaggagcaggtggaggcGAACCTGGGCACTGCCATGATGTACACTCTGTTTGAGTGGGCCAAGGAGAACCAGGAGGTTCTGATGGAGAACCACAAACCTGTCACTGCG ACGTTGATATCCAGCGGTGACGGCTCGTCTGATGCCTCCACGgccaagaagaaggagaggaaggagcagCTGACCAAAGCTCAGAAGAGGAGGATCATCAACAGGACAG ATCACAAAGGTGAACTGCCAAGAGGTTGGAACTGGGTGGATGTGATTAAA CAT TTGAGTAAAACAGGAGGAAAAGACGACGAGTAG